In Bacteroides cellulosilyticus, the genomic stretch AAGGTATGGAGAAAGGAAAAGCGGAGGAGCGTCATCTCATAGCTTTCAATTTTAAAAAGCAAGGAGTTTCTTTTGAAGTGATCTCCCAATGTACAGGATTGTCAATAAAAGAAATAGAACTATTGTAGTAAAGCATCGGGCATTGACGTCTGATTGTTATGTTTACCCGCCTGTTTTGATTGTTCCAATATGCCAAATGGACTATTGTTCTTTGGTGTATTGGACTTTTCTTATTAGAGAGGCGAAGTGAGGAGTTAAAGGAGTTAACTCCTCAAAAAGACAAATTATCATCTCACTCAAATCGGAAAAGAAAGGAATTATTTCACCACAGAGGACACAGAGAGCACAGAGGTTATAATTATCTCTGAATTAGAAGTCTAAAAACTCTGCGTTCTCTGTGTCCTCTGTGGTGAATTGATTCATAACCCTACAAGAAGGAGCCAAATTTAACTCCTGATTTGCATAAATCATAAATCTTCTCGTTTCCAGCATGCTTCAAAGCGTGTAGACCTTATTTTTTAGAAACGTAAGATTATGAATGTAAGATTTAGGACATGGATTTTAGCGTTGCTTCCCTTTTTCCTTTCGGCATGCGGAGGCAGTGCATCCCCTGGTAGCGACGAGCCATCCGGCCCCGTTCCCATCGGTTTTTCTCCCGCGGTAGAGGCGCAGACGCGCGGAACAGACTATAATAAAAATAACCTCCCCTCATTGGGAGTGTTGGCTTACCTTACGCAAGGAAGTGAATTCACCCCCGCATCTTCCACTCCCAACTTCATGTACAATCAGGAAGTGACGAAGGCTGGCAGCTCATGGACGTATACCCCTATAAAGTTCTGGCCTGCCAACAGCAACGATAAACTTACTTTCTTCGCTTATGCGCCGCATAACGCCACAGGACTGACACTGCCGGGAAGCACCGATGCAGGATATCCCTCATTCACCTACGAGGTGAAAGCCACGGAAGCAGAGCAGACAGACCTGCTGTTGGCATCCCCTGTGCTCAACCAAACAGCTGGTGCCGGTACAGTCAATTTCTCCTTCAAGCATGCACTGACACGGGTTGTTATCAATGTGGAGGCGGGAAGTGGTTTTACGGGAGTAACCATCAACTCCCTTTCCATCAAAACCAAGAAAACCGGTACGGTGGCCTTCAAATCCCCCACATCTGTGGGTGCTACCGACTGGATGCAATGGAGCAATATAGCCTCCGGAGCGGAAAACGACATATCCTGCGCCGCCACCTTACCTTCCTCTTCCAGTACCGTAACAGCCGGAGCTACCCAAAAGATAGCAACTTTCTTTTTGTTGCCCGTAGCCGCTACGAGCGCTGCGTCTGAAAAGGCCACACTTAGCTTCACTTATACGATGAATGGAGTAGGAGACACAAGAACTGTGACCGACCTAGAGCTGCCTTCCCCGGCCGACTGGTTGCCTTCTACTTCAATCACCTATAACCTGAAAATATCAAGGGATGCAGTGACGGCAGAGGTAAGTAGCATCAGTGTATGGAGCGGAACAAACGTAAATATGGATAAGGGTGGAGAGATAGCGGAAGGATATAAAGCAGAAGATATTAAAACAGGAGATTACTATTATAACGACGGAACCTGGAGTGATGGCGGCTATCGTGTGCTGACCGACGGGACGGCACTGCAATACAGTATACCACCGATGGCAGGTAAAACGTGCATCGGCATCGTATATGCCAATGGTAAAACGGGAGAAGAGCGTGAAGACAATATATCGAAATATAGTGGTACGGGACTAAACGGAAAAATAAGAATACAAGGCTATGTCGTAGCTCTGGATATAACATCCGGTGTGAAAAGAGGCGGAGATACAGGGAGTGTTTCTACTAATGCAACCGCTTTCACCGGCTATTCAGATTCGCAAACCCTTAGTACAGATAAGGGTACCAGTCCCCTTCAGGTGCTTGCGGCGCTGGAAATCTTTAATGCTGCCATTGCAGCACCCGCTTTCACCAGTGGCTGGTATTTGATGTCGGCGGGACAGACCAAGTATGCATATGAAA encodes the following:
- a CDS encoding fimbrillin family protein, producing the protein MNVRFRTWILALLPFFLSACGGSASPGSDEPSGPVPIGFSPAVEAQTRGTDYNKNNLPSLGVLAYLTQGSEFTPASSTPNFMYNQEVTKAGSSWTYTPIKFWPANSNDKLTFFAYAPHNATGLTLPGSTDAGYPSFTYEVKATEAEQTDLLLASPVLNQTAGAGTVNFSFKHALTRVVINVEAGSGFTGVTINSLSIKTKKTGTVAFKSPTSVGATDWMQWSNIASGAENDISCAATLPSSSSTVTAGATQKIATFFLLPVAATSAASEKATLSFTYTMNGVGDTRTVTDLELPSPADWLPSTSITYNLKISRDAVTAEVSSISVWSGTNVNMDKGGEIAEGYKAEDIKTGDYYYNDGTWSDGGYRVLTDGTALQYSIPPMAGKTCIGIVYANGKTGEEREDNISKYSGTGLNGKIRIQGYVVALDITSGVKRGGDTGSVSTNATAFTGYSDSQTLSTDKGTSPLQVLAALEIFNAAIAAPAFTSGWYLMSAGQTKYAYENRAVINKSRKAIAGYNDMDFDNLWTSSYNVTGNGYFAIFKNGAFDDSQSDAGHPIYPAFTF